The DNA sequence CACCTCTATATGTATATGCATATTTGCATATGCCTATGCATATTTGGAATATAATCTCTTTATCTCACAAATGTTGTGCAGCTTTATATCTTGGCTGTAAGTTTTCTGATTACAATATTCACCACAGACTCCTGAATgcaccagccacaggtgctgcTCCCACATGGACCTCACGGCTCAGCAGGACTGAcatgcagggagctgcagtCCTGAGCCTGACTGGAAAGAGGGAGACTGATGAGATGACATCTCGGAAGAGGAAAACACAGGGCCAGGCACCTCAGGGATGTAGTCAAAGAGGTGACACAACTGTACACATTTTACCAGCTCAAGAAATGCAATGTGCTTCACCTCTGCTGGTTTTTGGATGCAGCCTCTAGTACCTGCAACCTTCCAATCTCTTGGAAAAAGCTGCCCATGAGAATTTGTATCTCCTTGCAGACAACAgctgcttctgaccacttgtacTCAGCTCATGTTGTACTCCCAGGACAGTCTGGGACCCTTGCAACACTGGGTAAGATTAGACAGAATCTAAGAATGCCACAGTAATacatatttctcattttcttttattgGGATTTCCTTAGCTCAAAGTTTGCATTTTCATGAGAGAAAacagtacctttttttttttttccagaacataCCTTGTTGACTTTGAATGGACATTCTTTGATCTCTGCCTCTGGGAACTTCTTCATCCAGTTTGTGACAAAATATGCTGCATTAACTAGAAGGATCTGAGTCTGGTCACTTACACTATCCTCATTCAAAACGttctccatttttcctgtgaagaGATTTAATATGCTTGTTATTACAACAATACATTAGCAGTATATCAATTGCTTTAAGTGAATATGGTAACATTTCACTGAACTAAACAGATTTGTGTCTTACATCTCACAGATaaaagattttctttctaatagaAAATTACAAAAAGGAGCACATAAAATTTCAGCTTAATTTTtgatgtggggtttgggattaAGGCAGATCTTTTAAATTACATGTTTTGTTGGTTTATATCGCATGTAATCAAAACTACATCTCCTGCTTTTTTCAGTACCTTAAAGAAGGTGCTGAGTTTTCAGTGAAATTCAACAGGTTTAACTGAAAAAACACTTTGTCATTTGGAGAGCAAGAATTGAAGGGAATTTTCAAATTAGCAGCTACTCTTTTCTAGACTGACACACAAGAATAAAATAACCAGGATAACAAAAAAATTCTGCTGTGATTACAGTTAATATCCAAGTACCGCTACAGACTTCAAAAGAGGATGTAAATGTCTTGACCCACTCTCTCTGTTTTAGACCTGTTCAAACACTGCCATAAATGACCCTGaattcagagcactgggaaggcAAGTCCTGTCTTGGAGctgcacaggcagggccaggtGCTTCCCCGtggcacctgtgccagcctgggaagGACCAGGCTCCTACACGGTGTTTCCATATTTGCACCACATGAGGGCCACAGGTGGCCACCAACCCCAGGGCCACCTCTGCCAGGACTTCCACAAGGTGGCAAATGAGAGACCCACATCTGCTTGTAGCACTCTTGCTGGCAAAAGCAGCTGAGATATTAATTAACAGCCTGAAACTCAGAGTCCAACAAGTGCTTCCCATTACAATGAAGATTTTAAAGGAATTAGAGGGTTTGATGTTTTGGTTTTACATGTTGTGATGCTCCACAACCAGGAACGGCCATTCTCCCAGCCCATCCTGCTGCAGTCAAATGTGAGCAGCTTTCCCCAAGGCTAATGCAAGGTCAGTCTCACAGTTCCACCTTCATAAGTGCTGCAGCAGCGAAGTCAGTGCTGCTAATCCTCATGAATCCAAATAGTAGGCCTAGTCTTCTTTCACTATGTATTTACTCCTAAAGAGGTGTCACAAGGATAAAGATCTTTCTCCAAAGAGGCAAACAGCATTCCCAAGGTTAAGCTGTACCCACCATCAGTCAGCTCTGAAAGGGATTTGTTGATCTTTTCTCGGGTTTCCTCAGTTTTTTCTTTGAACTCCACTAATTCCAGTTCAGATGGAAAAGGTCTCTTTGTGGAGTTGACAAAGTCCTGAAAGACACAAGTAACCAGTCATTCTTGGTTAAGTGCCATTGGGTAGTTGAGGAGTTCATAATTATTTGAGGAAACGTACTAAATAACTGCAGGAGACAACAAGGACATACACCTGCATCCAGCACAGCACTCCCAAGGTCATCTTCAGACCAGTGGTGCTACATCAGCAAAGTAACTTTGATATTGGAGGAGTGACCATGTTGCCAGAGTTTACAGGGTAGAACAGCCCTCAGTCCAGGCCTGAGCAAGACTGAGACAGAGGCCACAGTCTGCTCCTATCATGTCTGTCCTCTCCAGGGAAAACACTTATTGCTCTGGGTCCTGGCCTTGCTGTAGCAGAGGCTGAACAGCAGGTGATCTGAGCACAGCATCACTGCAGCATGTTGAGCTTTCTGAAACACCTCTTTTGGGCTGATGCTGTCCTTGCTTGGGACTCTACTCAGAGACAACTTTGGCGGGGGGGAAACCCAACACACACAGCATTCTCGTCAGTTTTTTGCAAAGTTCATAAGTTAAAAGGCCAAACACCACCTTCTTCACTTGTGTTGCTTCCATATCCAGGCTTCTGCCTTCTCAGGCAGATTGGGAAAACTGAAGCTTATGCAGTAATTACTTGGGTGTGTGAACTGGACATACACTTGCACCAccaatttttttaatagtcATTTTCACTCATACTTGCAATGCAAAGACTTTGATGTGGCATAGAAGTTATGTTGCATTCAAAACCAAACTTGCTACTGACCTAAAGCATATTAACAAAAGACTTAAAAGTGTTGTAAGAGTTGCACAGCTTGGGGTCAAGCAGCAGACTCATCTATCCTCCTACAAGCCTTTATGGCAGGAGACAATATTATGCTGTTTATCATTTGGGTCCAGTCAACCAACAACCAAAagtacaaaaattaattttaaataacattGCAGTCTGACACCATAACCCATCAATATGATGGCCAAGTAATCCATAACCCCAGGGTTTTCCTGCAGTACTTACTGTGGTAGGATTGAGAGATTTGTCTACAAAGAGCCTTTTAACCATTTTCAGTGCAAAGAAAGAGCTGAGTTTGGAAACATCTGAAGTTATTGTTTGAAACCCAAAAGAAACATCTTTGACATCTTGTAAATGGAGCACCTGTTAAATGAAAACGATAAAACACTAAGCATCTTTTTGATTATTATTGTCTAAACATTCCTAACAGCTAAGCAAAAAATGTTAGGTTGTGACCAGAGCTGTTGCTTTTTGTATTTAAGCTAATGACAGAGCCTCTCACTGTTGTTACTTAAAAATCATTTATGTATTTGACATGCTCACATAAATCCAAAAACCTGATCCTACCAGGACTTCCACCAAATGCATTTCTTGCCTATGAGCAATCCAAAGAGCTGATCATGCTGCTGATGTACTTAGTCAACTAAAACTCCATAGCATGGAGTTATAATGCTTTTGTCAAACTTACATTCCCACTCAAAATCCTGAAGCTTTTAAGACAGATACGTGAGCATCCCAGATAATCTCCTTTCTAGAACTGGGCTATAACTTTAAAAATTCTTGACAGATCATCAAGTTTTCTGACTGCTGTGACTAACACATGACATCACATGACATTTCAGCAAAAACTGATCAGATAAAGATaactgtgtttggttttgtaGACAGAGAATAATCATGGGTAGGGCTGCTGACCCACACATGGCTACCTCCCAACTCCTGGGAACGCCAAGTCCAGTTCTAGGAAATACTGGGATAATGATGCCTTTGTTTGAAAATAACCCTATAAATATGAATTCAACTTTTAATGCCTACTTATTACAGGCTTTTTGATGGTGACTGTTTCATTAAAGGAAGCCTGTCCaccctcctcacctgcctcaaaTTGCCTTATGAAGCACAGCAGGCACTTGTgaccttcttttccttttgttcatCACTACTGCCCTTTCTCCCAGAACACATCACATCTTCACAGACAAAATTGCTGCTCTGCCTTAGTCACTCTTCCATACCCTCCTCTCTCCTTGCTCAGTGGGAGTAGAAGGAAATAAACTCCCattacagcagcagcacagctgtcaTAGCCAACTCCAAGTCCATCTCCTTAGAAACAATTTTCTCAacttatttccttttcctccaaCAGTTTTACTTCTTTGCATGTCAAGTGCAGAAAGCTTCTGTGCCTGGGAACTAGGTTGGAGGAGAAAGTTACTGCTGCTTCTCTACCTGGAAGAATTTTTGGCACAAGTTTGTTGACCGATGTTTCAGAGTACAGCTGCCAATCTGGCTCCTTTTCTACCTAGTATTTAAAACCCAAGCACAAActcagggaaaagcagaagcTAAAACAGACATGGAAAATAGGAGATATTACACTTAAAAGCATACCAAGCTCTCCTTAGCATCTGTAGTCAGCACTTTTTAAATACCACTAGAGAAATATGAAACAGAAGTGTGCTTGTGTAACAGAGCTCCACTTGCGGAGGTGCAGGTTAACTTGTTATTATGGAAAGGTTCAAAGCAAATTGCAGACACAAGTGAAAGCAAAATAAGGGCAGGGTAATATTTTTAACTTTCCTACCAGAAAGACAACACTTGAATTTTCAAATGGTAAGGGAGCTTCAGGGTACCATTTAAATTtcaactttaatttttttttttttaatactgtttGGGAAAATGTGCCGAGCTTACAAGATCCATCCCTGAAAGTCTTCAATGCCAGGTTGGGAAGGGTCTAGAGCAACCtagtctagtggaagatgttcCTGCCTGTGGCAAGGAGGtttcaggtcccttcccacagaaatcattctatgattctatgactttCATGGAGATAttgctgtgcagctctgtgaaCAGCACAAGACTCCCTGTAATCTGTGGTATAAGTAGGGGCACAGAAGACTGTGCTCAGGGGTACTTCCAGTGAATGAGAAACTACATGGAGGAGTTtccaaaggagggaaaatacATTCAAATATGTTGAGAGTCTTTCAGAGGTAGATAATCAGCATACAATCAGCATACAAATGCACACTTAATTTGCATTTCATGCACCTTTAGGTAACTACAGAAACCGTGGGGACCCTCACTGGGATTAAAAGGATCCAGCTCAATCTCTGCTTACACAGGCAGCAGACAAGGCTGGAGGGCTGACTCCCTGCACCACAGGGTGAGCTCCATAAACCAATTTAATCATGACTGCCATGCTGGATCATGATGCTGGAAACCCCTTGAACATCATGAGCTGCTTGAAAGGAGAAACATGGATGCGATTGTGCCCCTTCTACTTTATCCATCTCCTCTTTACAGTATTGTGAGAGATAGGGGAAAAGTCAGTGACAGGGCTGCTACATACACTTTCTGCTGACAGCAAtggcaaaataatttaagttCCATAAAGCTTAAGCATTCTTGAATAATGAAAAAACATTTACCTAGATCTGGACAGTGACTACAATAAAAAGAGACAAGGCTTTAATGCATCTGCAAGGACCCTGCTATGTCCACTTCCACCTTATACATGCCTGAAAAGATTTGTCCTTAAGACAGTTTCACCATTTTGTTGTGCAGGGCCATGAAGTGTGGAACTATTCAAGAAATTCAGACGGATGATTTGAAGCCTATCTTACAAGGGAACCAGACATCCAGGAGAATGTTATCAAGAGTTAATAAGACACCTACAACAGCCATATAATTTTGCAGCCACAGAGCAGGTTGCTGACAGCTTACCTGTTTCATCTGCTCTGCAGTATCACCTTTCGTAGCTTTATATGCCAGAGCCAGAGATGTTGAGGTacacagtggggaaaaaataatattggCTGTTTTGTTCTTCTCACATAGCTTTTTGAACATATCAACTGCAAAGGCAGTGTTTGCTAGTTGCAGAGCGTCCATTGTCATCctgaaatagaaaagaaaaaggagagatgACTCAGGTTGTAACTCTAGCTCCTGCTGTGGTGGGGCTGGGTCAGAGCACTGAAAGAAACTGGCACCAGTATCTGGACTGGGTATCTTGAACTTTCAGGAtgaaagaggagaggagaggagaggagaggagaggagaggagaggagaggagaggagaggagaggagaggagaggagaggagaggagaggagaggagaggagaggagaggagaggagaggagaggagaggagaggagaggagaggagaggagaggagaggagaggagaggagaggagaggagaggttCAGTAATAGCCATCATCTTCAAGTGACAGCGGGCAATGCCACGTGTTATGTAGAGCCACTATTATCAGAAGCACTTGAGAAGATCTGTGTGGTTCAGGGTGACCCACACACACTGAGTCAAACTGGATCACATTTGAATTTAATCTGTTTTTAATTGATACTCTTAAAATGTGCCAACTCAGAAGGTAATTCACCTACGCTCTGGGATCTCCTGGCTCTCAGACAAGTCTTTAATGGTCTCATAACTTCTCTATCTTACTTCATGGCTAATTGTCCATTAAACCTTTAGCTTTGGTACACGTCCCTCCTCTCAGGGTTGATTATCCCTGGCCTTTCTAGAAGTCTCCAGAAAGTTGTCTGGTCCTGTACGTTGAGATTATTTTAGAAACTTAAAGGAGGCTTTCTAAAAAACACTGCTGCGAGCCCACCCATCACTTACACTGTTTTAACTCAAAGGTTTTCCTAGCCACTCTCAGTAACTGCAGTTGCCATAGGGCTGTTACATGACCCGTGCAGTCAGGAAAGGCAAGGCACAGTTGCTGCTGTCCATGCTCTGGGAAAGCCAGAGACTATTCCCATCTTCCAGGCCGCTTTCTCATACCCAAAGTTGCACTTTTGTATAAGCACATTTGTGTGGATTCAAGCCAAGAAGGGTGAACCCCAGCATTTAGTCAATAGCACAATTCTGGCATTAGACCAGCAATCACACAGAAGATGACCCCTCTGGCATAGTGAATTTGACAGTACTGTATCCCCAATACTATgtatccccccaaaaaaggaaacttAAAACTGGTGCTAAATGGCTCCATCAAAGCTATTGacagaaacagaaaggaaatggaaatttttGCATGTATTATGCTGCCCAAATGTAGCTGAACATCTGACACCATTGTACAGAGACACTCTAGAGCAGCTGTGCTACTTGACAGTAGTAATGACTTCCAAATAATTTGTGGCAGTTATAAATTTTTATAACTATTTTTTGGTGGGAGTAACAGAATGGGCACGTAATTGGCCTGCAACACAGTAGAGAAAGAACTTTGATTTACTTGTAAGACCTGTTTGACTACAGAAGGCCTTTTACAAAataaatgtctttatttttattttaattaacttATACATGTTCTTGGATCTGTTAGGTAGGTCAATTGTTTTACTTGACAACTACTTTGTTATGGACTAAAACATGAAGTATAAAAGGTTAGTGAAGTGCACTGCATTTAatcaggttttaaaaaaaagatatagTGGCATTAAACCCAGGCTTTTTAAGTCAGAGTTTGAAAAGAACACCTAACCAGCCCTGCACTCTTGCAAAACGTTCTGACTGTTGGCATTAGCAACAAACTGTTTGCTAACAAATCCCCTCCCactgggggaagaaaaaaaaacaaagcaaggaaAAGAATTTGTCTTGACTGCAAACATTGAACATATTTCACTGGAGAAACTTATCCCCACATGAAAATACAGAGGAGTATGCTTTGCAATATCCCAAGGTTTTGTCAGACTCGGAATTCAGAATGGGTCTGGCTGGACTTGTCTCTCTTCCAGTACTCTGGCAGTCTCTGGCAGCTGCTTGGTAAAGAGGAATTTTCCAGGAGAGATTCCATTTTACAGCATCAGCAGGCCTCAAGCTGATGTCACAACGAGGTTTGGGAAACCTCTCAGAGATTCAAGTGCCAGCCTAGCCCTGCAACCACCCGCCTCGCTTACGCAGACACCATTTCTCAGGCATGAAAGCAACTAATTACCAGAAAAGTCGAGCTTGCCAGCAACCATGGGCTCAGCACACACCTTCAGGGAGGAGAGCTTAGGCAGGACAGTGGCAAAAGACAGAGCAAGTTTGAAGGACTGAGAACATTGATGAGGGAGTATCTTGGACAACAGGGCAaagaagcaaacagaaaatcaTTCCTTTGAATGCCTCCTTGCAATTGCTCATCACAAATGTGCTCTTTTGTGCCTGTGCATGTCTTAAATAAATTCCCCTGCATAGGCTACCCACCTTATCGTTGCCATTAACTCAACCATTCTCACAGGAACAGACAATACACTCCTATACTGTGTCTGTCTGCTTCtcaatctctctctctctctctctctctctctctctctctctgccccaCCCCACTCCACCCCCCAAAATTGAAGATTTGGGGCAAGTACTAACTTCACAGGTATTTCTTTCTGAGGAACTGGAAAATTACCAATTACCCAGGGAACCAAGAATGCGTCATTCAGTAAACATCTACCACCCTCAAAAGGACAAATAATACAAAAAGTCTCATGAGTCATGCAGTACACctgaaaaacatttaatttggagtttaatttaattttaatggcGTATATTATTTAGTATTAGCTGGCATGATATTATTCTATTCAGGCCTCTGGGCTTTCCTTACAGGGTAAAAATCAATATGAAATCATAGCAAATTAAAACTACCCCTTGTTCCTTTCTGGCTTAATGTTGAATTTGAGATGTAAATGCACTACCTGTGTTTCACTTCCTTGGGTTGCAAGACATTCAGagtgagaaaacaaaataggAAATTTTACATAATTGAATTAAATTCTTCTTCCTTATGCCAGTTAAAAGCTGTACCATGGCTCAAAAACTCCTCTGGCCTCATGAGCAACTCTCATACTATTCATGTTGGAttattttttataaagtttCGATGCTTCTTTTCAGTGAGAAAAACAGGAGGTATTTCATGGTGAACCTTTTATGTACCTTTGTTCATCCAGTAACTGCTGATACTCTCAAAGCTTCTTTGGAGGAGAGTGAAATTGTTTCTGGTAGTGGCAAAGCTCTCCATTCTAATTTCTTCCTTTCAACGCTACTATTGAAATAAGGACCATTCAGGACATTTGGTTGAGGCAAAAAGCTCAGTTGCACCCTTGACCTTGAATTATTGGCTGGATAGCAAAGCATAATCTCTATTCCACCATCTGTTTCAACTGGTCAGTCTGTTTTTTATTCTCCATTTATTAATGACATATcgtattatattatattacttACAACATTCatattactgaaaaaaatttacagtattaaatattaaaaaaatcttaaatctCTTTAAAGCCTTGAGCACCCCAAACCTTGCAAGTCCAGTAAAGCCAGTTCCAGCAAGGTGAGAAGGGCTGAGGCTCCCAGTGAGAGGAAAGCCCATTAGCTGCCCATTAACAGTCTCAGAAATCAGACATAGCTCCTGAGTCGGTAATCACAGGGAACCCTCAAACAGGGAGGAGTCaaaaaactgaaaatgaaattttacaaAGGCCTGCTGCATGGATTCCTATTGGGTGCCTCCTTTCCCAGGAAAGCAGACTATCTGCATTTCCAGAAAGGCCCGCAGCACTGGGGCATCTTCTAAGCACTTGGAGCATGCGGTCCACCCAACTTTACTTAAATCTGTGACTGTCACAGCGTGAAAGAAACACTTTCAGATACAGAAGGCAGCTGAAAGGTTACAGAACCAGTTCAGAAAAACCTTATTTAAACTTGTTTATTGGTATAAGACCCCATTTTTGCTTAGTCGATCTTGCATTCAACAACAACTACAAACCTCCAccccaaaagaaaaaacaaaaacagggAGGCTTTTTTTACTATCTGCTTACTACGGGAAAATCTAAATATaacttacatttaaaaatataatcacAAGAATAGCAGCATCAGTGTGCAAACGTCTGACAAATCAAGTTAGTTGTATGGCAGGAATAATCTGATAAAGCAGAACcaagtatttattttattcttctcttGGTTAAGCAGTCTTTCCAGGAGGAGACACCTGTGGCAGATAAAGCATAGACAGTGCTGGCCATCCAGTCCTGGGGGGTATATTTGGTTTATATCTCAGGAACTGTGAGTCCCAATGCTGTAGTCTCTCCAGTCCAAACAAAATTCCAAGAGGTTGAATTATATTAAACAACCCACATGCAAATTTCACAAGTGAGGCATTAATATTGAAACTAGATCAAGAGTTTAACATGACCCTACTTCAGCTCTTACTCAGCATACACGATCACAGGAAATAAAAGATTTATCTGAGCCTTTTCTTCTACAGAAATGACAACTTTCCACCTGGCAAAATAACCTGGATAAAAAACCAAGGACACAATTTTGTCTGAACAGGCATCGAGGAATGCAAGACATCAGACTGACGTGGGACCAGAACATCTCATATGGTTGAGGAAAAAGCACTGTCAGCAACAGAGCAGGGAAAGTCACtccaggaaagaaagagaaacaagcCACTGCAATATGCTTCAATAGGCAATGAACTGTTCAAACTAAATGGTCACACTGAATATAAATTTGTAATTACTAGGCCTAAGCTAAAGTGAAGTGTCCTTCACTTTAAACAAGTGCAAATTAGTCACTTGGTTAATAACTCGGAGCAAACAGAGCAGAGCATACACACCTCTGCAGAAAACGAGAGGAATGTTCCTTTCTAACAGGGGTTTACAAATCTAAATCCTACTTTGGTACATGAGGATTTTCATGGCATCACACGCAACCTGCTTTTTCTAATATGGAAATAGCCATTTGCAATAAACCACCATATTTTAATAATTCCTAATGCCCTTGCTGTCTCACCTGACAGATCTTATTCACTGTTTCCAATGAATCTTTCCAAAAAGAAAGTAACCGAGaataggaatttcagcagttttgAAATGAAACCAAAACAGTGTCATTTGGGAAGGCAAAAAAGCTTCTTTAATTCCACATGTACATTTTTGGCACAAATTTTCCTTATCCCACTCCCTCCATGCAATTATGTTTCACAGCCAAGATTTGTTAACTATTAGCTCAGCATAAATTAAAGtatcagagaaagaaaaaagctgtaCTCACTTTGCAAGGCTATAATCCTGGTAAACGAATCAATGAAGTGAGCACAGCACGAAGAACCAGCTGCCCGTGCTGAAACCTTGCTGAGCAGAAGACTCTGTTACTCGCCTGCTCATAGACACCACTCCCACTTTCCCAGCCTCAatttgtgcacacacacactccctCTCACTctcgcttttttttttcccctcccttaaTCATTCTTCATGGCAACTCCTACATTGGAGGAGCAAAATGATTCACACCAGAGTTGTCTTTGCCTGCCCAGCCACTGAAGACAACAACAAGCTGTGGCAGGAAAGAGCAGCCCTGTGTGTTGCCTTCAGCAAGCGCAGTACAAAAGGCACCAGACAAGAACGAATGAAGGAGCGAATGCAGGAGTTCATGAGCAATTTGAAGATCTTCTCAACAAAACCAGCACTCCAAGAAACTCCAACTGGGATTACCGCTGTTGGCAGAAAAATTGTAACTGTGAAAAAGAAACccagaagaaaaccaaaacacgTAGAAGTGTGtggctgggcactttgcatctgtaCATGCATTAAGACAGTATCTTAACTCTGCCCACGAGGCatatgtgtgtgtttggctGCCTAAAAAGCCCAAGGTCAAACTGGAGTTAATGCTCAAAGGAAAACACCTTGTTGCTGCAAAGCAAAGCTCCTCCTGTAAGCAGCCAGGTCctctgcaggggagcagcctTCCCCACTGCCAGCTGTCCCAGAGGTGGTAGGGGAACAGAAAATCCCACCCCTTCACTTCCAGAATGGGCACCACTGGGTTCATGTAAATACAGCCCACGTTAGTACCGGTGAACATGACAGGGTGGCAGAAGAAAGGGACAAGGAGAGGTGCCAGTGCAGCCCACCAGGTCTATTTTCTATAAGTTGAAAGATGTACGCTGCCCTTACCAAGCCCTGCCCCTCTTCCACACAATTCCCTGGCTGGGCAGCCCAGCTGTCCACAGTGGACAACACCAGCAAGTACCCCTGGGAGGCCATGGCTGCCCCTCAGTCCCCATGAGGACATGGCCCCaaccacaggcacagctccaggtcACACCCCACTAACCCCAGGTGGCCCTGCATCTTTTTAGACTACAAAAAGCACAAGCAAGTTAATTGAATCTGCTTTCAGGTTTGAAGTGCTGGTGTGCCCAGCTGCCCAAATGAAAGGGGTAGGACACCAAAGGATGCATTTTCACCAGCATGGTACTCCCTTGGTGACAGTGGGAACTGGGGAGATGGTATCTCCTTCTGGAACAACATGTTTCTGTGTTGCTTTGAGCATAAATCAGGCCACACCACAGCAGCCTGATCGAGTCCTACCCATGTTTCCTTCCAAGAAGCTCCTAAACTCTTAAGTTCACCTTCCATCATTGCCAGACAGCAAATTTAAAATTCATATCCTTTTCCATAACTGAATTCATAACAAAGACAGGGTGTGGATATGTTTAGGCAATTAAAATAAGATACAGGCCAGCTGGCTAAACTGTGCCATCTGGGACATCATTGTTATGTATCTAATTAAGCTCTCTGTAAGAGAAATGTTTATGAAAATACACAATAATTTTTGCTGCCAGACTTTTCTCAGATGTCTGCAGGTAATCTAAAGCCAAGTGTTGCCATCTCTGCAGAAGCAAACCTTTTTTCAGACCCAGGTCTAACAAGTAAAGTCACTGTGAGGTGGCTCAGGAGCTTCTGGATAAGCTGCGGCGAGGTGGACAACCGGCAGATTGCCTTCATAGAGAGAGCACAACTCACCAGATCAATTTCCTTCTTACTGCTAGGCAAGAAATACAGATATAGGCATGTGCCTCAAAGGGCTGGACagtggaaaagggaaagggcTCTGCACTGCCAAGCTGGAAGTGTGTAAACATCACCTACACTTCACTGGGTAACTGCTCTGAGATGGCTGAGATCTGGCACCATGTAGCAGTACAGAATCCTTCAGTCTGACCTAGTTAGT is a window from the Passer domesticus isolate bPasDom1 chromosome 1, bPasDom1.hap1, whole genome shotgun sequence genome containing:
- the SERPINB5 gene encoding serpin B5; translated protein: MTMDALQLANTAFAVDMFKKLCEKNKTANIIFSPLCTSTSLALAYKATKGDTAEQMKQVLHLQDVKDVSFGFQTITSDVSKLSSFFALKMVKRLFVDKSLNPTTDFVNSTKRPFPSELELVEFKEKTEETREKINKSLSELTDGKMENVLNEDSVSDQTQILLVNAAYFVTNWMKKFPEAEIKECPFKVNKTETKPVQMMNLEATFCLGYVKDLNVAILELPCLNKHISMLILLPKEIEDESTGLEKLEKALTPETLLQWTNPSMMANTKVNVFLPKFSVEGDYDLKPLLESLGMTNIFNESASDFSEMCETKGVVVSKIIHKVSLEVNEQGGDSREVPGYRILQHKDEFKADHPFIFLFRHNKTRNVILSGRFCSP